A stretch of DNA from Cannabis sativa cultivar Pink pepper isolate KNU-18-1 chromosome X, ASM2916894v1, whole genome shotgun sequence:
CCTACCAAGATGTTGTTAGACTTAATGTCACGGTGAACGATAGGAGGAATACAATCATGGTGAAGATAAGCTAAGCCATGAGCTGCTCCAAGTACTATCTTGTACCGCGAATCCCAATCCAAGAAGAGCTTCTTTTCATGAAGCAAATCAGCCAAACTTCCATTACTGATGTAATCAAACAAGAGCATCCTAGTTATCCCATTGCTGCAACACCCCAAAAGCCTTACTATATTCTTATGCCTTATAGAACCAAGAGTTTGAACTTCAGCAGAAAACAAGTCCCTCTCAGGAACCTCGCTATTGCTACTTGCCGGTGGCCACAACTTCTTCACTGCAATAACCTGCTTTGAAGGAGTCTCAATGCGGTAAACCACACCAGAACAACCCTTCCCAACAATGTTAGATTCTGATAGCTTGGTAAGGATATCAGTGACAGAGAAATTGAGCTTTTGAAATGGAGTGAATTCCCAATCTAAACCGTTTTCCTCATCGTTTCTTGTACTCCCACAAACTCTGATATATGAAGTTATGGCAGCAAGGACAAGCAAGATAGTAGCTGTTAGGCTCAAAAGAATAGAAACAACAAGAGTTCTGGTTGATCTCTTTCCATGATTATCACCACTAATGTGACACTCGTTTCTCTTCAGGCAGAGATTTCGATTTCCAGCAAATGAACTATTGGGAAGATCTTTAAAGAACTTGGTATTTGGAATGGGACCAGAAAGATCATTATATGAAACATCTAAATAGACAAGATTGTCTAGAGTACTCAAAACTTTAAGGCTTCCAGTCAAGTGATTATGAGCAAGGTCTAAGCTGGCAAGCTTTGAAAGATTTGTAAAGCTTTCTGGGATTGAACCACTTAGAGAATTCCAGCTCAAGTTTAGGAGATTATCCAGGCCTTGTAATAGACCAATCTCATCTGGGATTGAATCAGAAAGTTTGTTTCTGCTCAAATCCAACTGTTGTAAATCTGCACAGAGTCCAAGTGATTTTGGAATGCTGCCACTAATCCAATTTCCACTAAGCTTCAATTTGTACAAGGACGTTAGTTTGCCTAGACTTTCGGGAATGTTACCAACTATTTTGTTCATGGAAAGGTCTAAAACATTAAGAGAAGAGAGGAATTGAAAAGATAAGGGAATCACTCCTTGAATTTCATTAGCATGCAAGTCAACCATTTCTAGCTGAGTGCAGTTACCTATTTCATGTGGAATTTCTCCAGAGAAGCGGTTTTTAGACAGTTCAAGGAAGCTCAGACGGCGCAGGTTTCCAATTTCAGCTGGGATTTGTCCAGAGAAGTTGTTTGATCCTAGCCTTAAACGGATTAAACTGAGGCAGTTCCCTATATTTGATGGAAGCTGACCTGAAATCCTATTTGAGATTAACAACAACTGAGTTAAGTTCTTGAGATTAAATAGTGACTTTGGAACTGGCCCGGTGAGTTGGTTCCCTGAAAGATCCAATGCTTGTAGCTTTTTGCAGTTAGCTAACTCTGAGGGTATGCTGCCTTGAAGCTGATTCTCCCAAGCAAAAAACAgattaagctccttgagttctccCATGGTGGATGGTATGTGTCCTGTTAGTCTGTTATTGTCTAATTCAAGTTGCCTCAAACTTGTGATATTGCCTATAAATCGCGGTATCTCTCCAGAAATCTCGTTGTCAGACAAGAGAAGCTCTTCCAGAGAAACTAAATTGACAAGAGAGGCTGGAATTTCACCACTCAAAAGATTCAATGATAGGTCTATAACAATTAAAGCAGAGCAGTTACCTAGAGCATCAGGAATGAATCCAGAGAGATTGTTATGCCATATCAAGAGTCTCTTGAGGCTTTTCATGAGGCCAAACTCACTAGGAATCTCACCAGAGAGCTTGTTCTCATACAAAAACAAGTTCTCTAAAGCTGAACAGTTGCCAATCTCTGGTGGGATATTACCTGATAAGTTAGCAGTGTACACTGAAAGTGTCTGGAGATTCTTAAGCTCTCCTATGCTACTTGGAATCTGACCTGACACACCTGTATCAGCAAGTCCCAGCACAATTAGGCCTTTACAATTAGATATCTTCATTGGGATTTCTCCATGGATACCCGGGTTCCCGCCAGCACGAAAGATTTCTAAGGCCTCTAATTGGCCTATCTCTGCTGGAATCTTGCCAGAAAGCTGGTTGTCAAACAGCTCAAGTTTCCGAAGTTTCGTGCAGTTACCTATGGCTTCAGGGATTCCATCATGCAGTGAGTTTGAATTCAATGACAGCAACTGGAGTTTCGATAATTTTCCAATGCTTTCTGGAATATTTCCTGTAAGAGCATTGAAACTGAGGTCTAAGATAACAAGTGATGACAAGTTTCCAATGGAAGGTGGAATGATTCCAGTAAGGTTTGCATTTGAGAGAACAAGAGAAGTAAGATGATTAAAGGAAAGGAGCTGAGTTGGAAAGTTGGTGGGAATGTTGATTGAGGTGATTTTGATTTCTGAGACAAAACCATTACTTGAACACTTGATATAATCCCATTTGCATGGAGTTTGGTGGGTTGGATTCCATGAAGAGAAAAATGTAGTGGCAGAGGTGGAAGTGGAATTGAAAGTTGAGAGCCATGAGAGTAAGGAGAGACCTTCTTGGTTCAGAGCTGAAGTTGTGTTTGGGAAACCAAAAATGGTGAGGAACAAGAGAAAGAAAGTGAATAGTACTGAATTTTCAATCATGGTTAGAACTTAGAAATGTTGGtaatactactactactactactcctACTACTAATGCTATATCTCATCTTAGTTTTGAGCTATACTGGTTTGTTTCCTCATTTGTGGAAAATTATGAACTTCTAGTTCAATTCAAAATTGATGAACAAGAATTATGATCTGTACACTTAAAAACCTTTCAAAATGCTCCTGCTTTTCATGAACAACATGCCTAGGAAGTGTAAGGACTGGACTAGGGAGAGACAGATCAGTTTGAGGCTTGAAATGCAGAGAAGatgatgtatatattttttgatttttttttttatatttttccatagaataataataataaataaataaataaatacataagggAAATTGAGTATCAAAAGACATGATTCAAGTTTCCATGATTGGGGTTACAAGAGTCATGTCTACTTCAATAATTGGATATGTTTACCATTCACTTTCATTTCTTTATTGGCTGCATGAGATTTTTTGTTTCCATTTTTCTCTTTCTTACATCTCATGCAACAAAAATTACAAGTGgccttttttgttattttatgattatattgGAATATCTACTATGGTAAAAGTAAACTTTGTACGTAGTaatttaaattagaaaattatataaGCATATATATGGGATATATTCTTTATCTTTTCACTTTACCAATGACATGAAAACCATTGCCATTAATGgattttgaaatgtaaatattctccacaattaaaaaaaaaaaaagagagggtATGACAACACCCTCACTCTTTGCtatcataaataatattttcaaatgatTTATTATATGTTATATTGGCATTACAACACTTATTTTGTACGAAACAAAAGTGTTTGACaaacatataatattatatctttTAGGCTTTCATACATCGATTGCCCATCTTTCTGTTTTTTTCGTCAATAAATTGCATCACAATCCACTTAATGAAAAGGACAAAGTAGCaccaaaaaagaagaagaaacataaaaatatttagatttattattttgaatgaaTGAAAGGTAGGCActagaactttttttttttaatgtgtcACAAGTATGGTAAGGCCTCATAATCGAGTCATATATATTTGATAAAGTTGTTCATGTCATGTGAGTTAGAAGTGATTTTCGGAAGAGACAATGGTGTAGGTCCATGCTTAATTTAGAGAAGGCCCTTTTCATTTCCAATGCATGAACCTATAAATATACACAAAAACCATacataacaatatatatatgatatccacatgaaaataataacaataccaTAAACTCTTACAAAGTTTTGATAATTTGATAAATATAATGTTTAGtgttattaaatctaaaaaaaatagataaatgttataaaataatataaaataatataaagtagatgagaagaaagaagaagaagatgaagagagaaagagaaagtgaatgagaatttttgagttgtttattccaatggggtgaactcctatttatacaaatacaagagtgagatattaagaaactaagaaaaagggaaactaaggaaaagaggaatgttgattacaattcatggtaataaataaaagatttggacatccacataattattaatatttataacactcccccttggatgtccataataactgccttattaaaaatcttgctgaaaacttgatcaaaggaaaaagagtatagtgtaaactaactccctctcatttaggcatttgtggagatcttctaatcgacgaatttcgatcttgtctgccgttttctcaaatattgatgttggtagtaactttgtgaataagtttgtaagattgacacttgattgaatatgttgaacactaatatgtattttcttgaagcgtataaagaagaattttgtgaaatgtgttctaactctatctccttcaatgtaccttcttttagttgaacgatgcaagcagtattatccatagagaattgcttgggttgatacttctttattgagtgcaatccatatgtttcccgaatatgctatgtcaatgatctcactcacacacattctctacttgcttcataaaatgcaagtatgttaacatgatttatagttgcctcgttaaaaaccttgccagaaaaacccagtgggacaaaatctgagctagggaaaaagagtacaatatatatatatttcatattcataactatttgtaagttgcctcgttaaaaaccttgccaggaaaacccagtgggacaaaacctgaactaagggaaaaagagtgcaacatgaatatgtctccccctcatgcacatatgatccataattcttttggtgataatatatctcataagattattgttatcacttttaaaatatcaccatatataatctttgatcatatattttctataactcttctagagtatgtatggacttctaaattatagatgaggggttcgtggaacattagtctttatccaactaattgtatcattcatgtgtgtacacaactttgttcatacgaaaatttaaaatttcaagtagatatgaacataacacattaatggtactataaattttcatttgtgacaatgatggtactccaagaccatatatttattccatcttgttttatgatcttaatttccatatcaaatgatcatatatctataattcttgatacatatgaagtacttcagaacttcaatactaatgagcaaactttatacattaatatttctcgaaatacaaaagaaataaacgtttgttcttcaattaatcaaaaactcttcaagagtctatcacaacgtataatttacgtatttatattgcatagacaaccataggtaattttcaaataataatttacttacatgtctttatttcatacaaagatctttgtcatatagtgcgcgcgacttagaatttatatcacttaagacatgtattaaattcttctagaatttttagataaggcttatttcaaattctcactatattaggagctccaaatgaataaccttttgttgcaacatttatgtgacgcttataaatcctcataaaatatattccaagctataatcaaatcatgattatattttctcaatatttaagccttacttcaatcaatctcatgtctatgcaaaatttgtacaacaattcattatgtacaaatacatatatgcaaatttctcattagaaatatttatttgcacaccctacaggtcttacttcactttatgcgagtaaacttgcctggactgcgtcaacatatataatatatagatatatagataaaaagaaaaaggaaaccaaatgattcttgaaattgtttcagtcagatgagtatatatatatataaatatatatttagtgtatcgtgactttgaaacaattcaagaactttaacaaaatacttacattgggtcttaggcagagactcatgcttgaagcttgggcagagactcgtgctgataacgtgttataaaataatataaaataatataaagtagatgagaagaaagaagaagaagatgaagagagaaagagaaagtgaatgagaatttctgagttgtttattccaatggggtgaacccctatttatacaaatacaagagtgagatattaagaaactaagaaaaaaggaaactaaagaaaagaggaatgttgattacaattcatggtaataaataaaagatttggacatccacataattattaatatttataacaataaaTACTATGTGTGTGattaaaatctatcaaaagaaaaagaaattgtaTATGTGTGTTTTGTCCCACATTGTTTATGCATCAATAATTTgtagaatttttattttatatgtgagTAATTTGGTGGAGTTTATGTTATGtttaccaataaaaaaaattattaaaataagtacAATTGTTGccttaaattatcatttttggGTGTTGATTCTCAAACAAGAAGAGTATATTTGTCTAACCAAAAATTTCTTCATAATATAAAGcgagaaattattttatatactatttttttacttttttttttaataaatttatagttTGGATTATTTCGGTAGTTTTTATGTAGGTTATTATGCGAATTTTATTTacgatttaagttgttctgttAGTTGCTATATAGGTTCTTATGTcaattttcgtaaaaatacaataaaaaaagggttaattttacaaatacacaaaaacaataaaaatacgatttcacggaattttaaatatttttacgatttttttgattttatttacataaaatacggtctttttatgttgaaattttattcatttgttgttaattttttattatatgtatattattttttgttgtttttttttgttgttattttgatgttattttgatgttacttttatgttgttttcttgttgattttatgttgttttcgtgttattttttggacaaccgtaaaaatatatataaaaaaaaacattctttgaatataaaaatgtaaatattttacaaaaaatagtgccttaagtaattattccataaaaaaattgctttaaagtataaaaataaaaataaaaaatttatggtttggatTGTTCTGGTAATTTTGATGTAGGTTATTATATGGATTTTATTTACGTTTTCAGTTGCACTGTTAGTTGCTATGtcaattttcgtaaaaaatataaaaaaagaagattgctttacagtaaaaaaaaaattcatatacatgtattatatatcaataataattatattaattgctaaaaaaaataataattatattaatattaattaatgaaGAGGGAATTTTGGAAAAAGGATAACGTACAAACAGAAgagaaaaaaggaaagaaaatgaGAGTTGATGGAAGTGGGGGTGAAAGATGTGAATTGATGAGAAATATATAAACAAGTTGCATATCTATTTAGGATTGTGTGGcccattaaacttataattaaatgtttttttttaataaacttaATTAATTGTTGAGATAAAAGTTAGTATGGGATGGTGGGGTCAACTGATTCCCCAACCACAATTACCGCCGgctgatatatatatttttgtatattttgttttcttttatttatatattatttctttagttttttagtttttttatttatttttttatttattttttttttttaggtatAGTAGTGCTGTAAATTCGTGTTGGGTTTCGTATAGTGTCGTGTAATATTTTTAAAGGGTAAATCTAACACGAACTATATGCTCAATATTTTATATCATGCTTTACTCATACTGATCCGTTTATTAAACCAACCTATTTTCATATccagacttaaatttatattttactttttcatacttttttttaaataattaataaattaattactaaaccatataattttatagtttcaattatatttatataattttttaaaatattttacagccatttatataaaaaataattaaaattattaaaaagcttttttttttatttatttacatatcTCTTCTCTTAATCATATCtaccaaaaataatttttttggtggATATGAGTATTTttgacaaataattataataaaagtaaataaagaTCATATCTCTCCACTTTATAATTATTGTCTTTTTATGAAATTCTCGTCTACCTCTGGCTTCACCTCCACGGTGAAATTTTGGAGAAGGAAGAGGATGATCGGGACGATTCTCCAATCGCCGTCCCCGACCACGACCTGACATTTTTCTGTGAAGAGATAGAGATAGAAAGCAGTTATGGAAGGAAATCAAAGAGTGTGAGTGAACTAAGAGcttctttatatataaatattttttccttAATAGCAGAGCTCATCCTGGGTTGTTCTCTGTCGAGAATTTTAAACCTGCCAGCTAGGgtctgttggaaatttattttaccaggatctagatttactaccacgtatgtttcattaacatcctaatatgaattctaaaataatgaaataaacacatataaagtttaggaaaccttacattggatgcagcggaatataatgactcctttcgttcagatctctagcccttgattcctttctgtagcagagcatcaccaagatctgaacttggatctctttctctccttcctttgatgctgattctccttcttgttgtttagattcttcacaatcttcccactatgattgagataccatttgatgtgtgtgggcactcactcattcactcaaggctttcaaaattgaagaagaaaagaagagagaaggtggcggctagaagattttctctgaaggaatgaggtgcatcatcttttcctgaagccatcagtgcctatttataggtaaccacctaggtttaggttagatttatttggcattaaaataatagaaaaataaatggtagatGCTTAGTGTGGCCGGTCATAGGATGt
This window harbors:
- the LOC115713248 gene encoding LRR receptor-like serine/threonine-protein kinase RGI1 — translated: MIENSVLFTFFLLFLTIFGFPNTTSALNQEGLSLLSWLSTFNSTSTSATTFFSSWNPTHQTPCKWDYIKCSSNGFVSEIKITSINIPTNFPTQLLSFNHLTSLVLSNANLTGIIPPSIGNLSSLVILDLSFNALTGNIPESIGKLSKLQLLSLNSNSLHDGIPEAIGNCTKLRKLELFDNQLSGKIPAEIGQLEALEIFRAGGNPGIHGEIPMKISNCKGLIVLGLADTGVSGQIPSSIGELKNLQTLSVYTANLSGNIPPEIGNCSALENLFLYENKLSGEIPSEFGLMKSLKRLLIWHNNLSGFIPDALGNCSALIVIDLSLNLLSGEIPASLVNLVSLEELLLSDNEISGEIPRFIGNITSLRQLELDNNRLTGHIPSTMGELKELNLFFAWENQLQGSIPSELANCKKLQALDLSGNQLTGPVPKSLFNLKNLTQLLLISNRISGQLPSNIGNCLSLIRLRLGSNNFSGQIPAEIGNLRRLSFLELSKNRFSGEIPHEIGNCTQLEMVDLHANEIQGVIPLSFQFLSSLNVLDLSMNKIVGNIPESLGKLTSLYKLKLSGNWISGSIPKSLGLCADLQQLDLSRNKLSDSIPDEIGLLQGLDNLLNLSWNSLSGSIPESFTNLSKLASLDLAHNHLTGSLKVLSTLDNLVYLDVSYNDLSGPIPNTKFFKDLPNSSFAGNRNLCLKRNECHISGDNHGKRSTRTLVVSILLSLTATILLVLAAITSYIRVCGSTRNDEENGLDWEFTPFQKLNFSVTDILTKLSESNIVGKGCSGVVYRIETPSKQVIAVKKLWPPASSNSEVPERDLFSAEVQTLGSIRHKNIVRLLGCCSNGITRMLLFDYISNGSLADLLHEKKLFLDWDSRYKIVLGAAHGLAYLHHDCIPPIVHRDIKSNNILVGPQFEAVLADFGLAKHVNSTESLRNSRTVAGSYGYIAPEYGYSFKITEKSDVYSYGVVVLEVLTGKQPTDSRFPEGSHIVSWVNKEVRERRREITSVLDQQLILRCGTQIQEMLQVLGVALLCVNPSPEERPAMKDVTLMLKEIRHENEENHCQKPSLLGNQTVKSPQQQATTAATLHCSSFSKSH